In Thermococcus thioreducens, a genomic segment contains:
- a CDS encoding UDP-N-acetyl-D-mannosamine dehydrogenase, which produces MLEKIEGRKAEIAVIGLGYIGLPTAIMFANAGFHVTGYEIRRDVVEKINSGKAHIVEPEIDDLLKKAIENGTLRATSDPGEIKNKDVYIICVQTPLKEDKTPNLEYLQNAIETVAKVMKKGSLIIIESTVPPLTTAKMAELVERITGLTPGEDFYMVHAPERVMPGRIFKELVYNSRIFGGITPESAELAERLYRSFVKGQTFKTSSTVSEVVKLMENTFRDVNIALANEFALLAHQYGIDVFEAIELANTHPRVKIHVPGIGVGGHCLPKDPHLLVWPAERDFGLIRLAREINDSMPLLTRELLFNALHEANVPPNRAVVAVLGLAYKGNSDDTRNSPALAFIGAIRDDVAEVRTYDPFVGGTHKNLEAALKGADAVVIATDHTAFRSLDWEKLGMLMRTRVLVDGRHVIDEPPRGFIFRGVGRGRY; this is translated from the coding sequence ATGCTGGAGAAAATAGAGGGCAGGAAAGCAGAGATAGCCGTAATTGGCCTGGGATACATCGGCCTTCCGACGGCCATAATGTTCGCCAACGCAGGTTTTCACGTTACGGGCTATGAAATACGAAGAGATGTGGTGGAGAAAATAAACTCCGGAAAGGCCCATATAGTTGAGCCCGAGATAGACGACCTCCTCAAAAAGGCAATTGAGAACGGAACCCTCCGTGCAACTTCCGATCCGGGAGAGATCAAAAACAAGGACGTTTACATAATATGCGTCCAGACACCCCTCAAGGAAGACAAAACTCCAAATCTGGAGTACCTACAGAATGCCATTGAAACCGTTGCAAAGGTCATGAAAAAGGGCTCGCTTATAATAATTGAGAGCACAGTCCCTCCGCTCACAACTGCTAAAATGGCTGAACTGGTGGAGAGGATCACCGGACTCACGCCGGGTGAGGACTTTTATATGGTTCATGCCCCCGAAAGGGTAATGCCAGGCAGGATATTCAAGGAGCTGGTTTACAACTCCCGCATTTTCGGAGGAATAACCCCTGAAAGCGCCGAACTTGCTGAAAGGCTATACCGCTCCTTCGTGAAGGGGCAGACGTTCAAAACGAGCTCAACCGTCAGCGAGGTCGTTAAGCTCATGGAGAACACCTTCCGGGACGTCAACATAGCCCTCGCCAACGAGTTCGCCCTCTTGGCTCACCAGTACGGGATAGACGTTTTCGAGGCCATCGAGCTGGCCAACACCCACCCAAGGGTCAAGATCCATGTGCCCGGCATAGGGGTCGGCGGCCACTGCCTTCCGAAGGACCCGCATCTTCTCGTCTGGCCCGCCGAGAGGGACTTTGGGCTGATACGGCTGGCAAGGGAGATAAACGATTCGATGCCCCTGCTTACAAGGGAACTCCTGTTCAACGCCCTCCATGAGGCCAACGTTCCCCCGAATAGGGCTGTTGTTGCAGTTCTTGGCTTAGCATATAAGGGCAACAGCGACGACACGAGAAATTCACCGGCACTTGCCTTCATCGGAGCCATACGGGACGATGTCGCCGAGGTGAGAACCTACGACCCCTTCGTCGGTGGAACCCACAAAAACCTTGAGGCCGCTCTAAAGGGAGCGGATGCCGTCGTCATAGCAACCGACCACACCGCTTTCAGGTCCCTCGACTGGGAGAAGCTGGGCATGCTTATGAGAACACGGGTTCTGGTGGACGGCAGGCACGTCATCGATGAGCCGCCGCGAGGCTTTATCTTCCGGGGCGTTGGGAGGGGAAGGTATTGA
- a CDS encoding DUF354 domain-containing protein: protein MKVWIDITNAPHVHFFKGIIKELEKAGHEILVTTREFDGLTGILDMFGVDYYVVGKHGGATLEGKLLASTERMYKLSKLIIEEKPDLAIYKHSAEAPRVAFGLQMPAIGFVDNETAVAQNKLILPYTTLLLYPTAIDAYELLRCGADPNGMRPVKGFSELAHLYGFLPSRSVLKELGVRPGEYLVMRTEPIKANYFNGPPKSVLEDVIPLLPEVPIVLFPRTEEQRERFERFDNVIMPERPVDSLSLLYYARLMIGAGGTMNREAIALGTPTISTYPGRLLAVTRWLVEKGLKFHSTDPVKVARMAERMMEMNGSYRAYIRSVVSGFENPMDVILREIETYEEFGTFVTIKVEEPSDTSNARGYVGLNNGRHKEEQH, encoded by the coding sequence ATGAAGGTATGGATTGACATCACGAACGCTCCTCACGTTCACTTTTTCAAGGGTATAATAAAGGAGCTCGAAAAGGCCGGTCACGAGATTCTCGTCACCACGCGGGAGTTTGACGGGTTAACCGGTATTCTGGACATGTTTGGAGTCGACTACTATGTGGTCGGGAAGCACGGCGGTGCAACGCTTGAGGGCAAGCTCCTGGCGAGCACCGAGAGAATGTACAAGCTGTCCAAGCTTATCATTGAAGAAAAGCCGGACCTGGCGATTTACAAGCACTCCGCCGAGGCACCAAGGGTCGCCTTCGGCCTCCAGATGCCGGCAATAGGTTTCGTTGACAACGAAACGGCCGTTGCACAGAACAAGCTCATCCTACCGTACACCACGCTCCTTCTCTACCCCACCGCAATAGACGCATACGAGCTCCTCAGATGCGGTGCGGATCCAAACGGCATGAGGCCGGTTAAGGGCTTCTCCGAGCTGGCGCACCTCTACGGTTTCCTTCCAAGCAGATCTGTCTTGAAAGAACTCGGAGTAAGGCCTGGAGAGTACCTAGTCATGCGCACCGAGCCTATAAAGGCCAACTACTTCAACGGGCCGCCAAAGAGCGTGCTTGAGGATGTTATCCCGCTCCTTCCTGAGGTCCCCATAGTTCTCTTCCCCCGTACGGAAGAGCAAAGGGAGCGTTTCGAGCGCTTCGACAACGTGATAATGCCCGAAAGGCCCGTTGATAGCCTCAGCCTCCTCTACTATGCCAGGCTCATGATAGGTGCTGGTGGAACCATGAACAGGGAAGCTATAGCCCTCGGAACCCCGACGATCTCGACGTATCCCGGAAGGCTGCTGGCCGTTACAAGGTGGCTCGTGGAGAAGGGCCTGAAGTTCCACTCAACCGACCCAGTGAAGGTTGCCAGAATGGCGGAGCGCATGATGGAGATGAACGGGAGCTACCGCGCCTACATAAGGAGCGTTGTAAGCGGTTTCGAGAACCCCATGGACGTCATTCTCCGGGAGATAGAGACCTACGAGGAGTTTGGAACCTTCGTGACAATAAAAGTGGAGGAACCGTCAGATACCAGCAACGCGCGGGGTTACGTAGGCCTCAATAACGGCCGCCACAAGGAGGAGCAGCACTGA
- a CDS encoding stage II sporulation protein M gives MLGLKVEVPRRILGYLLIVFLAASFAGYLFAIGNPGAAMDAVKKLAEQIDPTSDSSFENFVKIFTNNSMVALFMLLSGLFFGLGPWLIMAFNGFMVGLVVRAVQESGELSFPQIILGLVPHGIIEIPAIALAGVSGIIWYREIIKGEGETGERFKRGAVKALKLFALSVLLLLVAAVIEAYVTPRVAGI, from the coding sequence ATGCTCGGGCTCAAGGTGGAGGTTCCCAGAAGGATCCTCGGCTACCTGCTCATCGTATTTCTTGCAGCTTCATTCGCCGGATATCTCTTCGCCATTGGAAATCCCGGAGCGGCCATGGATGCCGTCAAAAAGCTGGCCGAACAAATAGATCCAACCTCAGATTCCAGCTTTGAGAACTTCGTCAAGATATTCACCAACAACTCGATGGTGGCACTCTTCATGCTCCTATCGGGCCTCTTCTTCGGCCTGGGACCGTGGCTGATAATGGCCTTCAACGGATTTATGGTCGGCCTCGTCGTCAGGGCCGTTCAGGAGAGCGGGGAGCTTTCATTCCCCCAGATAATCCTGGGTCTGGTGCCCCATGGAATCATTGAAATACCGGCAATAGCGCTCGCGGGGGTTTCAGGTATCATCTGGTACCGGGAGATAATAAAGGGCGAGGGAGAAACGGGGGAGCGGTTCAAAAGGGGAGCGGTGAAGGCACTAAAGCTCTTTGCACTTTCAGTGCTGCTCCTCCTTGTGGCGGCCGTTATTGAGGCCTACGTAACCCCGCGCGTTGCTGGTATCTGA
- a CDS encoding lipoate protein ligase C-terminal domain-containing protein → MKHHVGEHKARKGLIRIEFDERDGKAEHVKITGDFFMHPEEAVQELEKKLEGHKLEELEQIIDEFFAVRMDIEMPYVNVEDFKIALKNALRE, encoded by the coding sequence ATGAAGCACCACGTTGGAGAGCACAAGGCCAGAAAGGGCCTGATTAGGATAGAGTTCGACGAGAGAGACGGAAAAGCAGAACACGTGAAGATCACCGGAGACTTCTTCATGCATCCAGAAGAGGCAGTCCAGGAGCTTGAAAAGAAGCTTGAGGGACACAAACTCGAAGAACTGGAGCAGATTATAGACGAGTTCTTCGCGGTGAGGATGGACATAGAGATGCCCTATGTTAACGTTGAAGACTTCAAGATTGCCCTCAAGAACGCCCTCAGGGAGTGA